Proteins encoded within one genomic window of Mycoplasma phocoenae:
- a CDS encoding carbohydrate ABC transporter permease, with protein sequence MNWLKSKFYKKFRLKNHLTSLSILNSKTPGYKPFLLLFPSLLTITMFTIIPFILVISDSFKIKTGFVASDFAFGTENYTEVFNHIHFRIGMRNSILYSVVALPISLVFSLLISSAIVHVIRKWSQGFWQTIFFLPYVTSGIAVSVTFFYLFDSQTGMINNFFGISTPWLNSGDTSSWYPFVAILANGVWHNLAFQVLILTGAMLSINKTLYKSASIDGSYKLNQFFSITLPSIKNQLSFLFTVGIIGGIKVFPLALFNNDADSAINNGGSTIMLFLYRAVQHAEFEKAGAASVLLFLIGVLVSFTIKKTVSISYNLSTTLGVKHVSNKITSQTKVSKAFFKL encoded by the coding sequence ATGAATTGATTAAAATCCAAATTTTATAAAAAATTCAGACTTAAAAACCACTTAACCAGTTTAAGTATATTGAATAGTAAGACTCCGGGATATAAACCATTTCTATTGTTATTTCCTTCTTTACTTACTATAACAATGTTCACCATAATTCCATTCATATTAGTTATTTCAGATTCATTTAAAATAAAAACAGGATTTGTTGCGAGTGATTTTGCATTTGGAACTGAAAACTATACTGAAGTATTCAATCACATCCATTTTAGAATAGGGATGCGTAATTCAATACTATATTCAGTAGTTGCATTACCTATTTCATTGGTATTTTCATTATTAATATCAAGTGCGATAGTTCATGTTATTCGCAAATGATCACAAGGATTTTGACAAACAATATTCTTCTTACCTTATGTAACAAGCGGAATTGCCGTTTCAGTCACATTCTTTTATTTATTTGATTCACAAACCGGTATGATTAACAACTTTTTCGGAATCTCTACACCATGATTGAATAGTGGAGATACGAGCAGCTGATACCCATTTGTTGCTATACTAGCAAATGGTGTATGACACAATTTAGCATTCCAAGTTTTAATATTAACTGGAGCAATGCTATCGATTAACAAAACTTTATATAAATCAGCAAGTATTGATGGTTCATATAAATTAAACCAATTCTTTTCAATAACACTTCCATCAATTAAAAATCAATTGTCATTCTTATTTACAGTTGGAATTATTGGAGGGATTAAAGTATTCCCATTGGCATTATTCAATAATGACGCTGACTCAGCGATAAACAATGGTGGATCAACAATTATGTTGTTTCTATATAGAGCGGTTCAGCACGCTGAATTTGAAAAAGCCGGGGCCGCATCAGTACTTTTATTCTTAATCGGAGTACTAGTATCATTTACTATCAAAAAAACAGTATCAATATCATACAATTTAAGTACAACTTTAGGAGTGAAACATGTATCGAATAAAATTACTAGTCAAACAAAAGTTTCTAAAGCATTCTTTAAACTCTAA